From a region of the Solanum stenotomum isolate F172 chromosome 2, ASM1918654v1, whole genome shotgun sequence genome:
- the LOC125854600 gene encoding FRIGIDA-like protein 3: MAETDLQMMISNVPSLIEQLGKALNDLESHENASIDKDLIKDIVGHFRNLEAAVVKKSLELEIREKAFKEQESDAHLLIASREADIAAREQKLWDHLQELKDAAVSAIAAARGDHQVESLEHTDAEDSKDIEVSSSLGITNALHIGSEVKSSGSAAENADGASGKVEPRPELTQLCEQMDAKGLLHYIIESKKKMTSISEELSVALDGATEPGHLVLASLEFFYSNDESNSQDGKGKNAIHSLRQACLVCMEAIASLLAKAKPGADHLLYPEIKQQAKAIADEWKPKLATAGTDAANQASLETEAFLQLLATFRIASEFDEEELCKLVLAVAHNRQGPELCRSLGLAHKMPGVIEALIHSEKQIDAARFIHSFELTERFPLVPLLKGYLKDLRRNAQGKGGNSGNAEELAAVKAIVQCIRDYKLEAEYPLDPLLRRVAQLEKAISNDKDRSNDKKRPSGSGKHQHFKRPRVTGGTHGSIRHPNVLSIQPQSVLIERAAANNPSRLVPSVLVERAPHAGLLDKYAYLSTSYDYQPPSQATYPQQSYEQRSYYYPADEGIAASSYTAAPLSSSYASYSGGILPTADERINASSYGNYAGSGTPTAYQPYM, encoded by the exons ATGGCTGAAACGGATCTTCAAATGATGATCAGTAACGTACCATCCCTTATTGAACAATTGGGGAAGGCATTAAATGATCTTGAATCTCATGAAAATGCCTCCATAGATAAGGATTTAATCAAGGATATTGTAGGACACTTCCGGAATCTGGAGGCTGCAGTAGTGAAAAAATCCTTGGAACTGGAAATTAGAGAGAAGGCCTTTAAGGAACAAGAATCTGATGCTCATCTGCTGATTGCTTCACGAGAGGCAGATATTGCTGCTAGGGAACAGAAGTTGTGGGATCACTTGCAAGAACTTAAAGATGCTGCGGTGTCTGCAATTGCTGCAGCACggggagatcatcaagtggaaTCTCTCGAGCATACAGATGCAGAGGACAGCAAAGACATTGAGGTAAGCAGCTCTCTTGGTATAACAAATGCACTTCATATTGGCTCAGAGGTAAAATCCTCTGGCAGTGCTGCTGAAAATGCTGATGGTGCTTCTGGCAAGGTCGAACCTCGACCAGAACTGACACAATTATGTGAGCAGATGGATGCAAAAGGGCTTCTGCATTATATTATAGagagtaaaaagaaaatgacctCAATTTCTGAGGAACTCTCTGTTGCCCTTGATGGTGCAACTGAACCAGGCCATTTGGTACTGGCTTCACTTGAGTTCTTCTACTCTAATGATGAATCTAACTCTCAAGATGGGAAAGGCAAAAATGCTATCCATAGCTTGCGCCAAGCCTGCCTTGTTTGTATGGAAGCCATAGCCTCCTTGTTGGCAAAGGCTAAACCAGGTGCTGATCACCTTCTGTACCCTGAAATTAAGCAGCAAGCCAAGGCCATTGCTGATGAATGGAAGCCTAAGTTGGCTACTGCAGGAACTGATGCTGCCAATCAAGCTTCATTGGAAACTGAGGCATTTTTGCAGCTCCTTGCAACTTTTAGGATTGCTTCAGAGTTTGATGAAGAAGAGCTCTGCAAGCTTGTTCTTGCAGTGGCTCACAATAGGCAGGGACCTGAGCTCTGCCGTTCTCTTGGCTTAGCACACAAAATGCCAG GTGTCATTGAAGCATTGATTCATAGTGAGAAGCAAATCGACGCTGCTCGTTTTATTCATTCTTTCGAGCTGACTGAAAGATTTCCCCTTGTTCCGCTCCTGAAAGGCTATTTGAAGGACTTGAGACGAAACGCACAAGGGAAGGGAGGTAACTCGGGGAATGCAGAG GAACTTGCAGCTGTAAAGGCAATAGTACAATGTATTCGAGATTACAAGCTTGAAGCAGAATATCCACTTGATCCACTGCTGAGAAGGGTTGCTCAGTTGGAGAAAGCCATTTCTAACGACAAAGACCGGTCTAATGATAAGAAAAGACCTTCTGGATCAGGTAAACACCAGCATTTCAAGAGACCTCGAGTAACTGGAGGAACGCATGGATCTATCAGACATCCTAACGTTCTTAGCATACAGCCCCAATCTGTTTTAATTGAGAGAGCAGCTGCTAATAACCCAAGCAGACTTGTCCCCTCTGTTCTTGTTGAGAGAGCACCTCATGCAGGATTGCTCGATAAGTATGCTTATCTCAGTACATCTTATGATTATCAACCTCCAAGTCAAGCCACATATCCCCAGCAATCCTACGAGCAAAGATCATATTATTATCCAGCTGACGAGGGAATTGCTGCAAGTTCTTATACAGCTGCTCCCCTATCATCCAGTTATGCAAGTTATTCAGGCGGCATATTGCCAACAGCAGATGAGAGAATTAATGCAAGTTCTTATGGCAATTATGCAGGTAGCGGAACGCCAACAGCTTATCAACCCTACATGTAG